One Misgurnus anguillicaudatus chromosome 19, ASM2758022v2, whole genome shotgun sequence genomic region harbors:
- the LOC129425938 gene encoding uncharacterized protein isoform X1: MRDSQPCRIKIEDTEEQRDIMMEINKDNQPELNKADETHHNITTIQNVAQKGTRRTGDKTFEKSVKTDECPTDRSRIHSEEKPTCHRCGKSFARKSNLAKHIKIHTGEKPFACHQCEKTFLTAKQLQIHMRTHTGEKPYTCHECGKCFTQISHLKTHMKIHTGEKPFTCHLCGRSFSQLTNLKTHALIHIGEKPFTCSQCKKSFRSKSNLTAHMKIHIEEKPFACLQCEKCFSYESQHKRHMTIHTGVKPFVCHLCGTCFSQLTNLKTHALIHTGEKAFACSQCGKSFRSKNNLTEHMKIHSKEKPCACPQCEKCFRNKSHLKRHMRIHTERNHSDAISEFQKENFALMHM, from the exons ATGAGAGATTCACAACCATGCAGAATAAAGATTGAAGATACTGAAGAACAAAGAG atATCATGATGGAAATAAACAAGGACAATCAGCCTGAACTGAATAAAGCTGATGAAACGCATCATAATATTACAACAATACAGAATGTTGCACAGAAAGGAACTCGAAGAACAGGAGACAAAACGTTTGAAAAGAGTGTGAAAACAGACGAATGCCCTACGGATCGCTCAAGGATTCACAGTGAGGAGAAGCCCACGTGTCATCGCTGTGGGAAAAGTTTCGCCAGAAAATCAAACCTTGCAAAGCacataaaaatacacactggagagaaaccctTCGCTTGCCATCAGTGTGAAAAAACTTTCCTAACTGCAAAACAACTTCAGATACACATGAGAACTCACACTGGCGAGAAACCATACACTTGTCATGAGTGTGGAAAATGTTTTACccaaatatcacatttaaaaacacacatgaAAATCCACACTGGCGAAAAACCATTCACGTGTCATCTGTGTGGAAGGAGTTTTTCACAACTAACTAACCTTAAGACTCATGCGTTAATTCACATTGGAGAGAAACCTTTTACATGCAGtcaatgtaaaaaaagtttcagaAGTAAAAGCAACCTTACAGCacacatgaaaattcacatTGAAGAGAAACCTTTCGCTtgtcttcagtgtgaaaagtgtttcAGCTATGAAAGTCAACATAAGAGACACATGACAATTCACACTGGGGTGAAACCATTCGTGTGTCATCTGTGTGGAACGTGTTTTTCACAACTAACTAACCTTAAGACTCATGCGTtaattcacaccggagagaaagcTTTTGCATGCAGTCAATGTGGAAAAAGTTTCAGAAGTAAAAACAACCTTACAGAACACATGAAAATTCACAGTAAAGAGAAACCTTGCGCTTGTcctcagtgtgaaaagtgtttcAGAAATAAAAGTCACCTTAAGAgacacatgagaattcacactgagAGAAACCATTCAGATGCTATTAGTGAGTTTCAAAAAGAAAATTTCGCCCTAATGCATATGTGA
- the LOC129425938 gene encoding uncharacterized protein isoform X2 — protein MMEINKDNQPELNKADETHHNITTIQNVAQKGTRRTGDKTFEKSVKTDECPTDRSRIHSEEKPTCHRCGKSFARKSNLAKHIKIHTGEKPFACHQCEKTFLTAKQLQIHMRTHTGEKPYTCHECGKCFTQISHLKTHMKIHTGEKPFTCHLCGRSFSQLTNLKTHALIHIGEKPFTCSQCKKSFRSKSNLTAHMKIHIEEKPFACLQCEKCFSYESQHKRHMTIHTGVKPFVCHLCGTCFSQLTNLKTHALIHTGEKAFACSQCGKSFRSKNNLTEHMKIHSKEKPCACPQCEKCFRNKSHLKRHMRIHTERNHSDAISEFQKENFALMHM, from the coding sequence ATGATGGAAATAAACAAGGACAATCAGCCTGAACTGAATAAAGCTGATGAAACGCATCATAATATTACAACAATACAGAATGTTGCACAGAAAGGAACTCGAAGAACAGGAGACAAAACGTTTGAAAAGAGTGTGAAAACAGACGAATGCCCTACGGATCGCTCAAGGATTCACAGTGAGGAGAAGCCCACGTGTCATCGCTGTGGGAAAAGTTTCGCCAGAAAATCAAACCTTGCAAAGCacataaaaatacacactggagagaaaccctTCGCTTGCCATCAGTGTGAAAAAACTTTCCTAACTGCAAAACAACTTCAGATACACATGAGAACTCACACTGGCGAGAAACCATACACTTGTCATGAGTGTGGAAAATGTTTTACccaaatatcacatttaaaaacacacatgaAAATCCACACTGGCGAAAAACCATTCACGTGTCATCTGTGTGGAAGGAGTTTTTCACAACTAACTAACCTTAAGACTCATGCGTTAATTCACATTGGAGAGAAACCTTTTACATGCAGtcaatgtaaaaaaagtttcagaAGTAAAAGCAACCTTACAGCacacatgaaaattcacatTGAAGAGAAACCTTTCGCTtgtcttcagtgtgaaaagtgtttcAGCTATGAAAGTCAACATAAGAGACACATGACAATTCACACTGGGGTGAAACCATTCGTGTGTCATCTGTGTGGAACGTGTTTTTCACAACTAACTAACCTTAAGACTCATGCGTtaattcacaccggagagaaagcTTTTGCATGCAGTCAATGTGGAAAAAGTTTCAGAAGTAAAAACAACCTTACAGAACACATGAAAATTCACAGTAAAGAGAAACCTTGCGCTTGTcctcagtgtgaaaagtgtttcAGAAATAAAAGTCACCTTAAGAgacacatgagaattcacactgagAGAAACCATTCAGATGCTATTAGTGAGTTTCAAAAAGAAAATTTCGCCCTAATGCATATGTGA
- the LOC141351161 gene encoding uncharacterized protein translates to MMEINKDNQPELNKADEMHRNITTIQNVAQKGTRRTGDKTFEKSVKRDERHTDRSRIHSEEKPTCHRCGKSFSRKSNLAMHIKIHTGEKPFACHQCEKTFPDKTQLQKHMRTHTGERPYTCHECGKCFTQISHLKDHMKIHTGEKPYTCQECGKCFTQISHLKTHMKIHTGEKPFTCDLCGKSFSCPSSLNIHAVIHTEEKPFTCSQCKKSFRSKSNLTAHMKIHSEEKPFACLQCEECFRDASQLKTHMTIHTGEKPFACHLCEMSFTTKGNLKSHMRIHTGERPFVCHLCGKGFSQLTNLKIHARVHTGEKPFTCSQCNKCFSIKPNLKVHMKIHRDEKPFACLQCEKCFRDERQLKTHMTIHTGEKPFRCLQCGKSFKSKCTLGIHMAAHAGVKPFVCHLCGTSFSYLSSLKMHSRVHTGEKPFACSQCKKSFTRKSNLTEHMKIHSKEKPFACLQCEKCFRKKSHLKTHMRIHTERNHSDAISEFQK, encoded by the coding sequence ATGATGGAAATAAACAAGGACAATCAGCCTGAACTGAATAAAGCTGATGAAATGCATCGTAATATTACAACAATACAGAATGTTGCACAGAAAGGAACTCGAAGAACAGGAGACAAAACGTTTGAAAAGAGTGTGAAAAGAGACGAACGCCATACGGATCGCTCAAGGATTCACAGTGAGGAGAAGCCCACGTGTCATCGCTGTGGGAAAAGTTTCAGCAGAAAATCAAACCTCGCAATGCACATaaaaattcacactggagagaaaccctTCGCTTGCCATCAGTGTGAAAAAACTTTCCCAGATAAAACACAACTTCAGAAACACATGAGAACTCACACTGGCGAGAGACCATACACTTGTCACGAGTGTGGAAAATGTTTTACCCAAATATCACACTTAAAAGATCATATGAAAATCCACACTGGCGAGAAACCATACACTTGTCAGGAGTGTGGAAAATGTTTTACccaaatatcacatttaaaaacacatatgaaaatccacactggagaaaaaccatTCACGTGTGatctgtgtggaaagagtttttcaTGTCCAAGTAGCCTTAACATACATGCAGTAATTCACACTGAAGAGAAACCTTTTACATGCAGtcaatgtaaaaaaagtttcagaAGTAAAAGCAACCTTACAGCACACATGAAAATTCACAGTGAAGAGAAACCTTTCGCTTGTCTTCAGTGTGAAGAGTGTTTCAGAGATGCAAGTCAACTCAAGACACACATGAcaattcacaccggagagaaaccattTGCATGTCATCTGTGTGAAATGAGTTTTACAACTAAAGGCAATCTTAAGTCACACATGAGAATCCACACTGGAGAGAGACCTTTCGTGTGTCATCTGTGTGGAAAGGGTTTTTCACAACTAACTAACCTTAAGATTCACGCAAGAGtccacaccggagagaaaccgttTACATGCAGTCAGTGTAACAAGTGTTTCAGTATTAAACCCAACCTTAAAGTACACATGAAAATTCACAGAGATGAGAAACCTTTCGCTtgtcttcagtgtgaaaagtgtttcCGAGATGAAAGACAACTTAAGACACACATGacaattcacactggagagaaaccattcagatgtcttcagtgtggaaagagttttaaaagtaaatgcACTCTTGGGATACACATGGCAGCTCACGCTGGAGTGAAACCATTTGTGTGTCATCTGTGTGGAACAAGTTTTTCATATCTATCCAGCCTTAAGATGCATTCAAGagttcacaccggagagaaaccttttGCATGCAGtcaatgtaaaaaaagttttacacgTAAAAGCAACCTTACAGAACACATGAAAATTCACAGTAAAGAGAAACCTTTCGCTtgtcttcagtgtgaaaagtgtttcAGAAAAAAAAGTCATCTTAAGacacacatgagaattcacactgagAGAAACCATTCAGATGCTATTAGTGagtttcaaaaataa